One Vibrio sp. CDRSL-10 TSBA genomic region harbors:
- the arsC gene encoding arsenate reductase (glutaredoxin) (This arsenate reductase requires both glutathione and glutaredoxin to convert arsenate to arsenite, after which the efflux transporter formed by ArsA and ArsB can extrude the arsenite from the cell, providing resistance.) translates to MSVVIYHNPRCSKSRETLVLLQTNNIDPQVVKYLDEPLSVAQLKELYAQLGLSQVRGMMRTKEELYKELNLADSSLSDDALFAAMAEHPKLIERPIVVANGKARHGRPPEQVLDIL, encoded by the coding sequence ATGTCTGTCGTGATTTATCACAACCCGAGATGCTCCAAAAGCCGTGAAACGCTGGTGCTGTTGCAAACCAACAACATCGACCCACAAGTGGTCAAATACCTCGATGAACCACTCAGCGTAGCCCAGCTGAAAGAGCTGTACGCCCAGTTAGGCCTGAGCCAGGTCCGCGGGATGATGCGTACCAAAGAAGAACTTTATAAAGAACTCAACCTGGCTGACAGCTCACTGTCGGATGATGCTCTGTTTGCCGCCATGGCAGAACACCCTAAGCTGATTGAACGCCCAATCGTGGTTGCCAACGGAAAAGCCCGCCACGGCCGTCCACCGGAGCAGGTACTGGACATTCTATGA
- the bcp gene encoding thioredoxin-dependent thiol peroxidase, producing the protein MNTLTAGSPAPAFALPDQDGNTVSLSDFAGKKVLFYFYPKAMTPGCTVQAQGMRDVKADLDAHNVVVLGVSIDPVKRLGKFIERDNLNFTLLSDEDHAVAEQFGVWGEKKFMGKVYDGLHRISFLIDENGTIEHVFNKFKTKDHHEVVLNYLNEKNA; encoded by the coding sequence ATGAATACACTAACCGCAGGCTCACCAGCGCCGGCTTTTGCGCTTCCCGATCAGGATGGTAATACGGTCTCTTTGTCTGACTTTGCCGGTAAAAAAGTGCTGTTCTACTTTTACCCGAAAGCCATGACTCCGGGCTGTACCGTCCAGGCCCAGGGAATGCGTGATGTCAAAGCAGACCTGGATGCGCACAATGTGGTCGTTCTGGGTGTCAGCATTGATCCGGTCAAACGTCTGGGCAAATTCATTGAACGCGACAACCTCAACTTCACGCTGCTGTCAGATGAAGACCATGCCGTAGCTGAACAGTTTGGCGTATGGGGCGAGAAAAAATTCATGGGCAAGGTGTACGATGGCCTGCACCGTATCAGTTTTCTGATTGATGAAAACGGCACAATTGAACATGTATTTAATAAGTTCAAAACCAAAGATCATCACGAGGTAGTACTTAATTACCTCAATGAGAAAAATGCATAA
- the dapA gene encoding 4-hydroxy-tetrahydrodipicolinate synthase, with the protein MFSGSIVALITPFNSDGEVDYRSLKKLVDYHIDAGTDGIVSVGTTGESATLSIEEHVKVVEKTVEFSDGRIPVIAGTGANATHESVTFSRLLNNTGISGYLSVTPYYNKPTQEGLYQHYKVISQETDVPVILYNVPGRTAVDMKPETVARVAELKNIVALKDATGDLSRVALHRELCGKDFDLLSGDDATGLEFVKLGGQGVISVTNNVAAADMAKMMRLALEGKFEEAEVINQRLMALHKGLFVESSPIPVKWAAHKMGLIAEGDLRLPLTELSEQARPLVAQAMTEACIF; encoded by the coding sequence ATGTTTTCAGGAAGTATCGTCGCGTTAATTACACCTTTTAATTCAGACGGTGAGGTCGATTATCGTAGCCTGAAAAAGCTGGTCGATTACCATATCGATGCTGGCACTGACGGAATTGTTTCTGTGGGAACAACCGGTGAATCAGCCACCCTCTCGATCGAAGAGCATGTCAAAGTTGTGGAGAAAACCGTTGAGTTTTCCGACGGGCGTATTCCGGTCATTGCGGGCACTGGTGCGAATGCAACCCATGAATCAGTGACGTTCAGCCGACTACTGAATAATACCGGCATCTCAGGTTACCTGAGTGTGACGCCGTACTACAACAAGCCGACTCAGGAAGGTTTGTATCAGCATTACAAAGTGATTTCTCAGGAAACCGACGTTCCGGTTATCCTTTACAACGTACCTGGCCGTACAGCGGTTGACATGAAACCAGAAACAGTGGCTCGTGTTGCGGAACTAAAAAACATTGTCGCACTCAAAGATGCAACAGGTGATTTGAGCCGTGTTGCCCTGCACCGTGAACTGTGTGGTAAAGATTTCGATCTGCTCAGTGGTGACGACGCGACCGGCCTCGAGTTTGTAAAACTGGGTGGTCAGGGGGTCATTTCGGTGACCAACAACGTTGCAGCTGCAGACATGGCAAAAATGATGCGTCTGGCGCTGGAAGGTAAGTTTGAAGAAGCTGAAGTGATTAACCAGCGTCTGATGGCGCTGCACAAAGGTCTGTTTGTTGAGTCCAGTCCGATTCCGGTTAAATGGGCGGCTCACAAAATGGGTCTGATTGCAGAAGGTGATCTGCGTCTACCTTTAACGGAACTCTCTGAACAAGCTCGTCCACTTGTTGCCCAAGCAATGACAGAAGCCTGTATTTTCTAA
- a CDS encoding DUF2069 domain-containing protein has protein sequence MSVDMSPRTALFRWLALGGNLALLAWIALWQLSLSPHPHINALTLAIAWVIPLLLPLPGILAGKPYTHAWANFILMFYFLHALTLLYVDNGERLLAVVELVLTFVAFIGNILYARHRGKELGLKLTRLSEVEKQERARFDQPRK, from the coding sequence ATGAGTGTCGATATGTCTCCCCGCACTGCACTGTTCCGCTGGCTGGCACTGGGCGGAAATTTGGCGTTGCTGGCATGGATAGCACTGTGGCAACTGTCGCTGTCGCCTCATCCGCACATTAATGCGCTGACCCTGGCCATCGCCTGGGTGATCCCTTTGCTGCTGCCACTGCCGGGGATCCTGGCCGGCAAACCGTACACGCATGCCTGGGCCAACTTCATTTTGATGTTCTACTTTTTACATGCCCTGACTCTGCTGTACGTTGATAACGGTGAACGTTTGCTGGCTGTGGTCGAACTGGTGCTGACCTTTGTCGCTTTTATCGGCAATATCCTCTACGCCCGTCACCGTGGCAAAGAGCTGGGCCTGAAACTGACCCGCTTATCAGAGGTGGAAAAACAGGAAAGGGCCAGATTTGATCAGCCACGTAAATAA
- the kdsA gene encoding 3-deoxy-8-phosphooctulonate synthase, translating to MEQKIVHVGDIPVANDKPFTLFAGMNVLESRDMAMQICEHYVKVTEKLGIPYVFKASFDKANRSSVHSYRGPGLEEGMKIFQELKDTFGVKIITDVHTEAQAQPVADVVDVIQLPAFLARQTDLVEAMAKTGAVINVKKPQFMSPGQVGNIVEKFAECGNEKVILCERGSCHGYDNLVVDMLGFGVMKKASNGSPIIFDVTHSLQMRDPSGAASGGRREQTVELAKAGLATGIAGLFIEAHPTPDQAKCDGPSALPLDKLEPFLAQMKALDDMIKSFEHIDIR from the coding sequence ATGGAACAGAAAATTGTTCACGTAGGTGATATCCCGGTAGCGAACGACAAGCCGTTTACTCTGTTTGCTGGCATGAACGTACTGGAATCGCGCGATATGGCGATGCAGATCTGTGAACACTACGTAAAAGTAACTGAAAAGCTGGGTATTCCTTACGTATTCAAAGCGTCGTTTGATAAAGCGAACCGCAGTTCTGTCCACTCTTACCGCGGCCCTGGCCTGGAAGAAGGGATGAAAATCTTTCAGGAACTGAAAGATACTTTTGGTGTGAAGATCATTACTGACGTTCACACAGAAGCTCAGGCTCAGCCAGTTGCCGACGTTGTGGACGTGATCCAGTTGCCGGCTTTCCTGGCGCGTCAGACTGACCTGGTGGAAGCGATGGCGAAAACCGGTGCGGTGATTAACGTGAAGAAACCACAATTTATGAGTCCGGGTCAGGTGGGTAACATCGTTGAGAAGTTCGCTGAATGCGGTAACGAAAAAGTGATTCTGTGTGAACGTGGTTCTTGCCACGGTTACGACAACCTGGTGGTCGACATGCTGGGCTTTGGGGTAATGAAAAAGGCGTCTAACGGCAGCCCGATCATCTTTGACGTAACTCACTCTCTGCAGATGCGCGATCCTTCCGGCGCGGCTTCCGGCGGTCGTCGTGAGCAAACTGTAGAACTGGCTAAGGCTGGTCTGGCGACCGGTATTGCCGGCCTGTTTATCGAAGCGCACCCAACTCCGGATCAGGCCAAATGTGACGGCCCGTCAGCTCTGCCGCTGGACAAACTGGAACCATTCCTGGCCCAGATGAAAGCGCTGGATGATATGATTAAGAGTTTCGAGCACATTGATATCCGCTGA
- a CDS encoding DUF2897 family protein, whose amino-acid sequence MDFLLNPWVITLLVIFVFVGNIAALKQTANTVKFGEKRPKSELDKLNELDKARHGEPAAQPGSAQDQASEDKRSHRDKVQ is encoded by the coding sequence ATAGACTTCTTACTCAATCCCTGGGTTATCACCCTGCTGGTGATCTTTGTGTTCGTGGGCAATATTGCCGCATTGAAACAGACGGCCAATACGGTCAAGTTCGGTGAAAAGCGGCCAAAAAGCGAGCTCGACAAGCTCAATGAACTGGATAAAGCGCGCCACGGAGAACCAGCAGCGCAGCCCGGCTCAGCACAAGACCAGGCCAGTGAGGATAAACGCTCACACCGTGATAAAGTGCAGTAA
- a CDS encoding sulfurtransferase TusA family protein: protein MEPNILDLRQQRCPMALLLAKRHTVQLDAGESTTILLSDPNSKRDIEAYLLRQPFTCQSDYADGYFSLYIVKERGSNV, encoded by the coding sequence ATGGAACCGAATATTCTCGATTTACGTCAGCAGCGCTGCCCTATGGCGTTATTACTTGCCAAACGTCACACTGTGCAGCTGGATGCTGGTGAATCGACCACCATTTTGCTGTCTGATCCAAACTCAAAACGCGATATTGAAGCCTACTTGCTCCGGCAACCGTTTACCTGCCAGAGTGACTATGCGGATGGTTATTTTTCGCTATACATAGTTAAGGAGAGAGGATCCAATGTTTGA
- a CDS encoding SirB1 family protein produces MLDLCDEDFDAMELVDGALALNKAINPDTQVAWAEVELKRLLDEAELALLHERDEKQRFEAFLRLFYFEWGFAGDSEAYFDSSNAFIDKVLERRKGIPVSLGALLLYFGRQLGFPLQGVTFPTQFIVELHWPDEGPRYINPFSGEYVSLHTLQAWLIGHKGPLTKLKTDHLKPADHPTIIGRWLALVKSALLREERYTLALRCTDLALTFVPDDPYEIRDRGFIYQQLDCHQVALTDYQYFIEQCPDDPAAELLKTQLNALSHDAVTLH; encoded by the coding sequence ATGCTGGATTTGTGTGATGAAGATTTTGATGCGATGGAGCTGGTGGACGGCGCTCTGGCGCTGAATAAAGCCATCAATCCTGACACTCAGGTCGCCTGGGCTGAAGTGGAGCTTAAGCGTCTGCTGGATGAAGCCGAGCTTGCTCTGTTGCATGAGCGTGATGAGAAACAACGCTTTGAGGCGTTTTTGCGTCTGTTTTATTTTGAGTGGGGCTTTGCCGGTGACAGTGAAGCCTACTTTGATTCCAGTAACGCCTTTATCGATAAAGTACTGGAGCGACGGAAAGGGATCCCGGTCAGTCTGGGGGCTCTGCTGCTCTATTTCGGCCGCCAGCTTGGCTTTCCGCTGCAAGGCGTGACATTCCCGACTCAGTTCATTGTTGAGCTGCACTGGCCGGATGAAGGGCCGCGTTACATCAATCCGTTTTCGGGTGAATATGTCTCGCTGCATACGCTGCAGGCGTGGTTGATTGGCCACAAAGGTCCGCTGACGAAACTGAAAACCGATCACCTCAAACCGGCCGATCACCCGACCATTATCGGTCGCTGGCTGGCGCTGGTGAAAAGTGCTCTGCTGCGTGAAGAGCGCTATACTCTTGCCCTGCGATGTACCGATCTGGCCCTGACATTTGTCCCGGATGATCCGTACGAAATTCGCGATCGCGGTTTTATCTACCAGCAGCTGGATTGTCATCAGGTTGCCTTGACCGACTACCAATATTTTATTGAACAGTGCCCGGATGATCCGGCCGCAGAATTACTGAAAACTCAACTTAATGCCCTGAGTCACGACGCTGTGACCCTGCACTAA
- the ushA gene encoding bifunctional UDP-sugar hydrolase/5'-nucleotidase UshA — translation MKQGLLVKSALGSVLAALLAGCASSPQHAWQEDKTYTLTILHTNDHHGRFWPNPYGEYGLAARKTLVDQIRTEVTAQGGSVLLLSGGDINTGVPESDLLDAEPDFKGMSVLGYDAMAIGNHEFDNPLDVLFKQQQWANFPLLSANIYDKATGQRLFQPYQIINKQGIKIAVIGLTTEDTALIGNPQYVDGLEFRDPKAEAKQLVAELQRSEQPDVVIAVTHMGHYQNAQHGSNAPGDVSLARALPHGALDMIIGGHSQEPVCMEGPNVMVQNFAPGDACQPDQQNGTDILQAYEWGKYVGRADYQFRNGELNRVSYQLIPVNLTKQVSVNGESRRVIATQSIEPDPALEAFLRPYQEQGQAQLNVKIAETNGKLEGDRDVVRFKQTNLGHLIATAHMQRAKADFAIMNSGGVRDSIAAGEVTYKDVLQVQPFGNTLSYVEMGGEELLEYLNVVATKRVDSGGFAQFAGISMTIADNQVSNVFISGKQLRLDGHYRFSIPSYNAAGGDGYPDITQHPGFVNTGFVDAEVLKDYLQAMSPIDVNLYAPSGEIIYK, via the coding sequence ATGAAACAAGGCTTACTCGTAAAATCCGCGCTGGGGAGCGTGCTGGCTGCTTTGCTGGCAGGCTGTGCCAGTTCACCTCAGCATGCCTGGCAGGAAGATAAAACCTACACCCTGACCATCTTACATACCAACGATCATCATGGCCGCTTCTGGCCCAATCCATATGGCGAATATGGCCTGGCTGCACGTAAGACACTGGTCGATCAGATCCGAACCGAGGTGACCGCTCAGGGCGGCAGTGTGCTGCTGCTCTCCGGCGGAGATATCAATACCGGTGTGCCGGAATCGGACCTGCTGGATGCGGAGCCGGATTTTAAAGGCATGAGTGTGCTCGGTTACGATGCGATGGCGATTGGTAACCACGAATTTGATAATCCGCTGGATGTGCTGTTTAAGCAGCAGCAATGGGCTAATTTCCCGCTGTTGTCCGCCAATATTTATGATAAAGCGACCGGACAGCGTCTGTTCCAGCCGTATCAGATCATCAATAAGCAGGGGATTAAAATTGCCGTGATTGGGCTCACTACGGAAGATACCGCACTGATCGGTAATCCGCAGTATGTCGACGGGCTGGAATTTCGCGATCCGAAGGCCGAAGCTAAACAGCTGGTGGCCGAATTGCAGCGCAGTGAACAGCCGGACGTAGTCATTGCCGTGACTCATATGGGGCACTATCAAAATGCGCAGCACGGCAGCAATGCGCCGGGGGATGTCTCCCTGGCCCGTGCTCTGCCGCATGGCGCGCTGGATATGATTATCGGCGGTCACTCGCAGGAGCCGGTGTGCATGGAAGGCCCGAATGTGATGGTGCAGAACTTTGCTCCCGGCGATGCCTGTCAGCCTGATCAGCAGAATGGGACCGATATCCTGCAGGCGTACGAGTGGGGCAAATATGTCGGCCGTGCTGATTATCAGTTCCGCAACGGTGAACTTAATCGGGTCAGTTATCAGTTGATCCCGGTTAACCTGACCAAGCAAGTCAGCGTTAACGGCGAGAGCCGCCGGGTTATCGCCACCCAATCCATCGAGCCGGATCCGGCGCTGGAAGCTTTTCTGCGTCCGTATCAGGAGCAGGGCCAGGCACAGCTGAATGTCAAAATTGCCGAGACCAATGGCAAGCTGGAAGGTGACCGTGATGTGGTGCGTTTTAAGCAGACCAATCTGGGGCATCTGATTGCCACTGCGCATATGCAGCGGGCAAAAGCCGATTTTGCCATCATGAATTCGGGCGGTGTGCGCGATTCGATCGCCGCCGGCGAAGTGACCTATAAAGATGTACTTCAGGTTCAGCCGTTTGGTAACACACTCAGCTATGTCGAGATGGGTGGTGAGGAGTTACTTGAGTATCTGAATGTGGTGGCAACCAAACGGGTCGACAGCGGTGGGTTTGCTCAATTTGCCGGTATTTCGATGACGATTGCTGACAATCAGGTATCGAATGTGTTTATCAGTGGTAAACAGCTGCGTCTGGACGGACATTATCGCTTCAGCATTCCGAGTTATAACGCGGCAGGGGGCGACGGTTATCCGGATATTACTCAGCATCCCGGCTTTGTAAACACCGGCTTTGTTGATGCCGAGGTTTTGAAAGATTACCTGCAGGCGATGAGTCCGATTGACGTTAATCTCTATGCACCATCCGGAGAGATCATTTATAAGTAA
- a CDS encoding glycine cleavage system protein R, with protein MTQHLVITAVGSDRPGICNQVIKLVTQAGCNIIDSRIALFGNEFTLIMLVSGNANSVTRVETLLPLLGQEQELITMMKRTSPHVSQNNAYIVDIYVESDDKPGLTEKFTQFFAERNIGMASLSAQTIDKQKLESEHDQFQLAITAHVDGNCNLMQLQEDFDAVCDQLQVKGSLNFIKNSL; from the coding sequence ATGACTCAACATTTAGTAATTACCGCAGTAGGAAGCGACCGACCAGGTATCTGTAATCAGGTGATCAAACTGGTGACTCAGGCCGGATGCAATATCATCGACAGTCGTATTGCCTTGTTCGGAAACGAATTTACCCTGATTATGTTAGTGTCGGGCAATGCCAACAGTGTCACTCGGGTGGAAACCTTGCTGCCGTTACTCGGGCAGGAGCAGGAGCTGATCACCATGATGAAACGCACCTCACCTCATGTGAGCCAAAACAACGCTTACATCGTAGACATTTACGTTGAGTCCGATGACAAGCCCGGGCTGACTGAAAAGTTCACCCAGTTTTTTGCCGAACGTAATATCGGTATGGCCTCACTCAGTGCCCAGACCATCGATAAGCAAAAACTTGAAAGTGAACACGACCAGTTCCAGCTCGCGATCACCGCTCATGTGGACGGTAATTGTAATCTGATGCAACTGCAGGAAGATTTTGATGCGGTATGCGATCAATTACAGGTCAAAGGCTCACTGAACTTTATTAAAAACAGTCTCTGA
- the prmC gene encoding peptide chain release factor N(5)-glutamine methyltransferase — MSLTIEAALKAATLQLSASGSDSPALDAAVLLCHALDKPRSYLLTWPDKELDGELQARFDALLARRCTGEPVAYILGEREFWSLPLKVAPSTLIPRQDTERLVELALDKAVTQEGDILDLGTGTGAIALALASELPQRQVVGIDLRPEAQQLACENGRRLNITNVTFLHGSWFSPLAAGTKFALIVSNPPYIDEHDPHLDQGDVRFEPKTALVAADNGLADIKHISQAARDYLLPGGWLAFEHGYQQGAAVRTIMQDLGYQSVSTEQDYAGNDRVTLGQFPAC, encoded by the coding sequence ATGTCTCTGACCATAGAAGCTGCCTTGAAGGCGGCGACTTTGCAATTGAGCGCCAGCGGCAGCGATTCGCCGGCGTTGGACGCTGCAGTGCTGCTGTGTCACGCTCTGGATAAACCACGCTCTTACCTGCTGACCTGGCCGGATAAAGAGCTGGACGGTGAGCTGCAGGCTCGTTTTGATGCCCTGCTGGCACGGCGCTGCACTGGTGAACCGGTCGCTTATATTCTCGGTGAACGCGAATTCTGGTCGTTGCCGCTCAAAGTTGCTCCCTCAACCCTGATCCCACGACAGGATACCGAACGCCTGGTGGAACTGGCTCTGGACAAAGCGGTGACTCAGGAAGGGGATATTCTCGATTTGGGAACCGGAACCGGAGCGATTGCTCTGGCTCTGGCATCAGAGTTACCTCAGCGCCAGGTGGTCGGCATTGATTTACGTCCTGAGGCACAGCAGCTTGCCTGCGAAAACGGCCGCCGTTTAAATATCACCAATGTCACGTTTCTGCATGGCAGTTGGTTCTCGCCATTGGCGGCCGGTACAAAGTTTGCTTTGATTGTCTCCAACCCGCCTTATATTGATGAGCATGATCCTCATCTTGATCAGGGCGATGTGCGTTTTGAACCCAAAACAGCACTGGTCGCTGCCGATAACGGTTTAGCCGATATCAAACATATCAGTCAGGCTGCGCGGGATTATCTGTTGCCGGGCGGCTGGCTGGCGTTTGAACACGGTTATCAGCAGGGCGCGGCGGTTCGCACCATTATGCAGGATTTAGGTTATCAGTCAGTGAGCACCGAACAGGATTATGCCGGTAATGACCGCGTCACTCTGGGGCAATTCCCGGCTTGCTGA
- a CDS encoding SirB2 family protein: protein MYEGLKHFHMLTIALSALLLTVRYVLMMRDSALLQHKFLKVTPHVVDTFLLLSGIGLISITGFIPFTAAAPWMTDKLTCVLAYIALGLFALKLGRTKLMRTLAFFGALGWLAIAGKIAVTKVPMFFG, encoded by the coding sequence ATGTACGAAGGATTAAAACATTTTCACATGCTGACCATCGCACTCAGTGCGCTGCTGCTGACAGTACGTTATGTACTCATGATGCGCGATTCAGCTCTGTTACAACATAAGTTCCTCAAAGTGACTCCCCATGTTGTTGATACCTTTCTGTTACTGTCCGGTATCGGTCTGATTTCCATCACAGGTTTTATTCCATTTACGGCCGCTGCGCCGTGGATGACGGATAAGCTGACCTGTGTACTGGCTTATATCGCCCTGGGTCTGTTTGCACTTAAGCTGGGCCGTACCAAGCTGATGCGCACTCTGGCCTTTTTTGGCGCGCTGGGCTGGCTGGCGATTGCCGGTAAAATCGCGGTGACCAAAGTTCCGATGTTCTTTGGCTGA
- the wrbA gene encoding NAD(P)H:quinone oxidoreductase: MSLKLVVLYYSRHGSTRALARQVARGIESVAGCEAVLRTVPELSPQQGESEDPHLTLNELRQCDGLAMGSPVWFGNMAAPLKHFWDQTTPLWLSGDLIDKPACVFTSSSTLHGGQETTQQSMQLPLLHHGMLILGIPYSEPALHTTHSGGTPYGASHVSGHQDKLSAEENQLAQRLGQRLARIAIQLKENS; the protein is encoded by the coding sequence ATGAGCCTGAAACTGGTGGTGCTGTATTACAGCCGCCATGGCAGCACCCGTGCGCTGGCGCGTCAGGTCGCACGTGGTATTGAGTCGGTTGCCGGCTGTGAGGCGGTTCTGCGCACTGTGCCGGAGCTCAGCCCGCAGCAGGGCGAGAGTGAAGATCCGCATCTGACACTCAATGAGCTCAGGCAGTGCGATGGGCTGGCAATGGGCAGCCCGGTCTGGTTTGGCAATATGGCCGCGCCCCTGAAACACTTCTGGGACCAGACTACTCCGCTCTGGCTGAGCGGCGATCTCATCGACAAGCCGGCCTGCGTGTTCACTTCCTCGTCAACTTTGCATGGCGGCCAGGAAACCACACAGCAAAGCATGCAATTGCCCCTGCTCCATCACGGCATGCTGATCCTCGGCATCCCCTATTCCGAGCCGGCGCTGCACACCACCCACTCCGGTGGCACGCCTTATGGCGCCAGTCATGTGTCGGGGCATCAGGACAAACTGAGCGCAGAGGAAAACCAGCTGGCACAACGATTAGGACAACGTCTTGCGCGCATCGCAATCCAACTGAAGGAAAATTCATGA
- a CDS encoding uracil-xanthine permease family protein, giving the protein MKNAIQGAQMLFVAFGALVLVPLLTGLDPNVALFGAGVGTLLFQIITRRSVPIFLASSFAFIAPIMYGIQSWGIAATMGGLMAAGVVYIILGAVIKVRGVGIIHKLLPPVVVGPVIMVIGLGLAPAAVNMALGKTGDGSVQLVNGDAALWISCVSLLVTVVISVFAKGFFKLLPICGGIAAGYALSLYFGVVSFAPVQQAAWFALPNFTFPEFNINAILFMIPVAIAPAVEHVGDMLAISNVTGKDYIKKPGLHRTIAGDGVATIAATFLGAPPNTTYSEVTGAVMLTKAFNPVIMTWAAVTAIILALVGKLGALLQTIPVPVMGGIMILLFGSIATVGLNTLIKNHVDLHKSRNLVIVAITLVFGIGGMAFGIGEFSLQGVSLCGIVAIILNLVLPQDLGENHVVDNAQMEEDN; this is encoded by the coding sequence ATGAAAAATGCCATTCAAGGCGCACAAATGCTATTTGTTGCATTTGGTGCTCTGGTTCTTGTACCGCTTCTGACCGGTCTGGATCCTAACGTTGCACTATTCGGGGCTGGTGTCGGCACCCTTCTTTTCCAAATCATTACCCGCCGCTCCGTTCCTATCTTCCTTGCCTCTTCGTTCGCTTTTATTGCTCCTATTATGTACGGTATCCAGAGTTGGGGTATTGCGGCGACCATGGGTGGCCTGATGGCCGCTGGTGTGGTGTACATTATCCTGGGCGCAGTCATTAAAGTGCGCGGTGTTGGCATCATCCACAAGCTGCTGCCACCGGTTGTGGTTGGCCCGGTGATCATGGTCATCGGCCTGGGCCTGGCACCGGCAGCCGTCAACATGGCACTGGGTAAAACCGGCGACGGTTCAGTCCAACTGGTCAACGGCGATGCTGCATTGTGGATTTCCTGTGTTTCGCTGCTGGTGACTGTGGTCATCAGTGTTTTTGCCAAAGGCTTCTTTAAACTGCTGCCGATTTGTGGCGGTATTGCGGCCGGTTACGCGCTGTCACTTTACTTTGGTGTGGTCAGCTTTGCGCCAGTGCAGCAAGCAGCGTGGTTTGCACTGCCAAACTTCACGTTCCCTGAATTCAATATCAACGCGATCCTGTTTATGATTCCGGTGGCCATTGCTCCGGCGGTCGAGCACGTCGGTGATATGCTGGCCATTTCGAACGTGACCGGTAAAGACTACATCAAAAAACCGGGTCTGCACCGCACCATCGCAGGTGACGGGGTGGCAACCATCGCAGCGACTTTCCTGGGTGCGCCGCCAAACACCACCTACAGTGAAGTAACCGGTGCCGTGATGCTGACCAAAGCATTCAACCCGGTCATCATGACCTGGGCTGCCGTGACGGCTATCATTCTGGCTCTGGTCGGTAAATTGGGCGCGCTGCTGCAAACGATTCCGGTTCCGGTGATGGGCGGTATCATGATTCTGCTGTTTGGTTCAATCGCTACTGTCGGCCTTAACACCCTGATCAAAAATCATGTTGACCTGCACAAATCACGTAACCTGGTGATTGTGGCGATTACTCTGGTCTTTGGTATCGGAGGCATGGCATTCGGCATCGGCGAGTTCAGCCTGCAGGGTGTCAGCTTATGCGGTATTGTGGCGATTATTCTTAACCTGGTTCTGCCACAGGACCTGGGTGAAAACCATGTGGTCGATAATGCCCAAATGGAAGAAGACAACTAA